The sequence below is a genomic window from Actinokineospora baliensis.
GCACCTGGTAGGAAGCGGAGGGGGTCCTTGCCCACGGTCAGCAAGCCCGCCGTCGTCGGAATGCCGTCGGCAGTGGTCAGTCGAAGTGCCGCCAATCGCTGTTCGGTGGAGCGGCCGTTCGCCGCCAGCACCGCGGCGGGCACCAAGGATGGGACGAGGGTGTCGCTGAACAGTCCGCGATCGAGGTCAGCCAGCGTGGCTTCCTGCTGTGGGCGGGCGTCGAACGGCAGGTCGAGCGAGCGGCGACGTTCGTTGAGCCTGCGCTCGTCGTCCCCGTTGGCCAGGCCCCTGCGGGGGCCGACCCTGACCCAGATCTGGCCCTTGTACCGGACCGGCGGGGTGTTGCTCGGCTGGACCTCCACCACCGCGAGTTCCTGACCGTGCAGCACCACTTTCCGCACGGTCATCGACGGCGGGGGGAGGAGGTTGCCCTGGTCCCGGTGCGCGGCGAGGTTCTGCAAGAGCTGGTCGGTGATCGCCAGTCCTGCGGGTCTTCCGTCGTCCTTGACCCCCAAGAACAGCACTCCGGGCAACCGGTGGTCTGGCAGGTCGTTGGCGAACGCGCAGATCGCCTGGCCGATCTTGTCCGCGGCCTGGGCGGACTCCTTGCGTTCCACTCGATCCGACTCCATGTCGGCGAGCAGGTCCTCAAGCTCCGGATCGGACAGCGGCATGACGCGATCCTACGGTCAGCACTTGCACAAACTTGCCGCAACTTGCCGCTTTCTTCCACACCGACCAAGCCGGGCAGCCGTGTCAGACCACCGGCACGTCGGGGTCGTCCTCGGGGGATTCGTCGTCGGGGACCAGCCAGACGACGCCCTGTGGGGGGAGTTGCAGGACGAGGGAGGCGGGCCTGCCGTGCCAGGGGTCGGGGGTGGCGGTGGTGCCGCCGAGGTTGCCGACGCCGGAGCCGCCGTAGGGCTGGGCGTCGGTGTTGACGATCTCGCGCCAGGTGCCGGGGTGGGGGACGCCGACCCGGTAGTCGTGGTGGGGGGAGCCGGAGAAGTTGGCCACGCACAGCAGTTGGGTGTCGCCGCCTTGGCGCAGGAAGCTGAGCACGTTGCCCGCCGAGTCGTTGGCGTCGACCCAGGAGAAGCCCTCGGGGCGGGAGTCGTCCAGGTACAGGGCGGGGTGGTCGCGGTAGGCGGCGTTGAGGTCGCGCACCAGCGACCGGACGCCCCGGTGCAGCGGCTGGTCGGTGAGGTCCCAGTCCAGCGAGCGCGACTCCGACCACTCCTGCCGCTGGCCGAACTCCTGGCCCATGAACAGCAGTTGCTTGCCCGGGTGCGCCCACATGAACGCCAGCAGCGCCCGCAGCCCAGCCGCCTTGTTCCAGTCGTCGCCGGGCATCCGGGTCCACAGCGAGCCCTTGCCGTGCACCACCTCGTCGTGCGACAGCGGCAGCATGAAGTTCTCACTCCACGCGTACACCAGCGCAAAGGTGATCTCGTTGTGGTGATACGTGCGGTGCACCGGGTCGTGGCCGATGTAGCTGAGCGTGTCGTGCATCCAGCCCATGTTCCACTTGAAGCCGAACCCCAGCCCGCCCAGGTGAGTCGGCCTGGTCACCCCGGGCCACGCGGTGGACTCCTCGGCGACCATCACCGTGCCGGGGTGGTGCTTGTAGACGGTGGCGTTGAGCTCCTGCAGGAACCGCACCGCGTCCAGGTTCTCCCGTCCGCCGTGCTCGT
It includes:
- a CDS encoding RNA-binding domain-containing protein; translation: MPLSDPELEDLLADMESDRVERKESAQAADKIGQAICAFANDLPDHRLPGVLFLGVKDDGRPAGLAITDQLLQNLAAHRDQGNLLPPPSMTVRKVVLHGQELAVVEVQPSNTPPVRYKGQIWVRVGPRRGLANGDDERRLNERRRSLDLPFDARPQQEATLADLDRGLFSDTLVPSLVPAAVLAANGRSTEQRLAALRLTTADGIPTTAGLLTVGKDPLRFLPGAYIQFLRVAGDSLADPIVDEKRLDGPLPALLRTLDELLRINIRVAVDITGGPLESKTPDYPVAALQQVVRNAVMHRTYEHTNSPVRLTWYLDRIEVVSPGGPFGVVTTASFGSGITDYRNPTLAEMMHGLGYVQRFGAGIPITRKGLADNGNPPPEFEPTESHVAVTIRSRS